In one window of Burkholderia cenocepacia DNA:
- the aceK gene encoding bifunctional isocitrate dehydrogenase kinase/phosphatase, with protein MNHFPKLLSSQIGFDVAQSMLEYFDRHYRIFREAAVDAKTLFERGDWHGLQRLARERITSYDERVKECVEVLEDEYDAENIDDEVWQQIKLHYIGLLTSHRQPECAETFFNSVCCKILHRSYFSNDFIFVRPAISTEYLENDEPAAKPTYRAYYPGTDGLAVTLERIVTNFQLDPPFEDLARDIGCVMQAIDDEFGHFDEAPNFQIHVLSSLFFRNKSAYIVGRIINADRVLPFAVPIRHVRPGVLALDTVLLRRDLLQIIFSFSHSYFLVDMGVPSAYVDFLCTIMPGKPKAEIYTSVGLQKQGKNLFYRDLLHHLSHSSDRFIIAPGIKGLVMLVFTLPSFPYVFKIIKDHFPPPKETTRAQIMEKYQLVKRHDRLGRMADTLEYSSVALPLARLDHALVRELEKEVPSLLEYEDDKLVIKHLYIERRMTPLNLYLQNGSDADVEHGVKEYGNAVKELMKANIFPGDMLYKNFGVTRHGRVVFYDYDEIEYLTDCNVRRVPPPRNEEDELSGEPWYTVGPHDIFPETYGPFLLGDPRVRSVFMKHHADFFDPALWQASKDKLMQGELPDFYPYDATLRFSVRYPARFGATGENDGAGDAQRAA; from the coding sequence ATGAATCACTTCCCCAAACTGCTGTCGTCGCAGATCGGTTTCGACGTCGCGCAGTCGATGCTCGAATACTTCGATCGCCATTACCGGATCTTCCGCGAAGCGGCGGTCGATGCGAAGACGCTGTTCGAGCGCGGCGACTGGCACGGGCTGCAGCGGCTCGCGCGCGAGCGGATCACGTCGTACGACGAACGCGTGAAGGAATGCGTCGAGGTGCTGGAAGACGAATACGACGCGGAGAACATCGACGACGAAGTGTGGCAGCAGATCAAGCTGCACTACATCGGCCTGCTCACGTCGCACCGCCAGCCCGAGTGCGCGGAAACCTTCTTCAATTCGGTGTGCTGCAAGATCCTGCACCGCTCGTATTTCAGCAACGATTTCATCTTCGTGCGCCCGGCGATCTCGACCGAGTATCTGGAGAACGACGAGCCCGCCGCGAAACCGACCTACCGCGCGTACTATCCGGGCACCGACGGGCTCGCGGTCACGCTCGAGCGCATCGTCACGAACTTCCAGCTCGACCCGCCGTTCGAGGATCTCGCGCGCGACATCGGCTGCGTGATGCAGGCGATCGACGACGAATTCGGCCACTTCGACGAAGCGCCGAATTTCCAGATCCACGTGCTGTCGTCGCTGTTTTTCCGCAACAAGAGCGCGTACATCGTCGGCCGCATCATCAACGCCGACCGCGTGCTGCCGTTCGCGGTGCCGATCCGCCACGTGCGCCCCGGCGTGCTCGCGCTCGACACCGTGCTGCTGCGCCGCGACCTGCTGCAGATCATCTTCAGCTTCTCGCATTCGTACTTCCTCGTCGACATGGGCGTGCCGTCCGCGTACGTGGATTTCCTCTGCACGATCATGCCGGGCAAGCCGAAGGCCGAGATCTACACGTCGGTCGGGCTGCAGAAGCAGGGCAAGAACCTGTTCTACCGCGACCTGCTGCACCATCTGTCGCATTCGAGCGACCGCTTCATCATCGCGCCCGGGATCAAGGGCCTCGTGATGCTCGTGTTCACGCTGCCGTCGTTCCCGTACGTGTTCAAGATCATCAAGGACCACTTCCCGCCGCCGAAGGAAACGACGCGCGCGCAGATCATGGAGAAGTACCAGCTCGTGAAGCGCCACGACCGGCTCGGGCGGATGGCCGACACGCTCGAGTATTCGAGCGTCGCGCTGCCGCTCGCGCGGCTCGATCACGCGCTCGTGCGCGAACTCGAGAAGGAAGTGCCGTCGCTGCTCGAATACGAGGACGACAAGCTCGTGATCAAGCACCTGTACATCGAGCGCCGGATGACGCCGCTGAACCTGTACCTGCAGAACGGCAGCGACGCGGACGTCGAGCACGGCGTGAAGGAATACGGCAACGCGGTGAAGGAGCTGATGAAGGCGAACATCTTCCCCGGCGACATGCTGTACAAGAACTTCGGCGTCACGCGCCACGGCCGCGTCGTGTTCTACGACTACGACGAGATCGAATACCTGACCGACTGCAACGTGCGGCGCGTGCCGCCGCCGCGCAACGAGGAAGACGAGCTGTCCGGCGAACCGTGGTATACCGTCGGCCCGCACGACATCTTTCCGGAGACCTACGGGCCGTTCCTGCTCGGCGACCCGCGCGTGCGCAGCGTCTTCATGAAGCATCACGCGGACTTTTTCGACCCCGCGCTGTGGCAGGCGAGCAAGGACAAGCTGATGCAGGGCGAACTGCCCGATTTTTATCCGTACGACGCGACCCTGCGCTTTAGCGTGCGCTACCCCGCGCGCTTCGGCGCGACGGGCGAGAACGACGGCGCAGGCGACGCGCAGCGCGCCGCCTGA